The Ictalurus punctatus breed USDA103 chromosome 9, Coco_2.0, whole genome shotgun sequence genome contains a region encoding:
- the fmn2a gene encoding formin-2 encodes MQTIQTIETQFPLLREIFHHSPFRHQDRDRRKSSLTSLIRKQKQLQKGSDSERQSCVALPGQAEHPWFGRSSSIPGCESPNRAYGRVRERNREGERENAKGIDEVPPPFMSSIEASQVTSSQQLLPTTERESEGLQCEGQRKWEGENKQQRQKEQALHPENIRSRHGLIAKGVRLLRNMGNQEAKQRKAGTSRAECLTDRHGLDYKDAKDSRKTLSQDKVRKSSAELAEKSKIKSSKSSVFSNIQIWKGLSQKAESRNNVGIIGNNCGSGGGDGTISEEDLEGLTPDSDLEKSRQIPGSRQSSVDMGVEDGMRKSSRSDSDTDFCSFHSASEDQDMLADIQRTIRLKQWDNDVGGERWTEEGKPESIQDLDITVKCKDEPQEDKTAGVSLSLAEEADVLHMVPSSFANFGDGKTETMTSCSENRPRSLSVQSPGGAKILHNPTVAPVTGSSFHIQNTTMTITRTESSQSIQGNLSKGTSSLSIQDTSTTSMSYESAEEHLEESSSLSSPIEEDPQANWSLTQSLNISPDSIEQLTDLRIDSETMVRQVTFMPQKSVSTVDFIMAPGEEHDVFMEDTRPSSPSQKRRKSTGTSLTSWLSESIVDPGSQPCRSLSPGVKPYPTIQPSYVKTTTRQLSSPPHSPHATPALSPIGPRKLSQDLSLSQGSLRAEWWRTCRQRSCSIASPAGFDGSWYQALNRRPELLQTEFHTFRNQQSSSSFHATARTTFQDVFLGRSLFERCSTTDTDCEEAEKVCSRFLALGILQPINDCLRKPITGSDAIDKPGFNKEQLYTWAPLGQPEARAPGRLQIFWPSACTTAQNKSTVPGQNSVSVDELEKTIKGLRERIRDLEQDRRPLNDSEEILTGTVSDGVGHVFTKNNEGMSSHETRSVQTSPVEEDFKFTVPLSGACDLTDGTTSLVQLHNCQRLQKKGTTQTLPPPPSPVLTSSAVSSASPLLTPTLGSIESVVQPPLPPRCPLPTSVQPLAKATPPPPLPPPPSSIVGPPPPPPLPGFGLPPSPCLPGFGPPPPPPLPGFAPPPPPPLPGFAPPPPPPLPGFAPPPPPPLPGFAPPPPPPLPGFAPPPPPPLPGFAPPPPPPLPGFAPPPPPPLPGFGPQPPPPPPPPPGCGPVPPPSLRLMSMGSSQDSVPLKAVIEPPRPMKPLYWTRIQLHAKKEPNTHLVWEKVEELHVDFEEFVDLFAKSAAKKKKKPIADTISKSKTKQVMKVLSNKRSQAVGILMSSLHLDMKDVQHAILNMDNGVVDLETLQALYENRAQSEELDQIERHIKSSTEKENAKPLDKPEQFLLQLSEIPQFSERVFCILVQSTFTESISSVQRKISLLQSVCTALRWSKSVLNVLGLVLAFGNFMNGGNRSRGQADGFTLDVLPKLKDVKSSDNSRSLLSFIVAYYLRHFDEDAGQDLCVYPLPEPQDLFQVSQMKFDDFRRDLCKLRKDLNACTTETEKVCVTSSDEHLQPFKDKMEEFLSHARTELEAQDKQLTETQKSFLELSAFFLVKPKGEEKEVSPNTFFSVWYEFSSDFKDLWKRESKLLLKERLKAAEETIRQTHEKATYSVKPKHASGMKAKLGQKI; translated from the exons ATGCAGACCATCCAGACTATAGAGACACAGTTTCCCTTGTTGCGAGAGATCTTCCACCATTCTCCTTTCAGACAtcaagacagagacagaagaaaGAGCAGCCTTACAAGCCTcatcagaaaacaaaaacaactacaGAAAGGGTCTGATTCTGAGCGCCAGTCATGTGTGGCTTTACCGGGTCAAGCTGAGCATCCCTGGTTTGGCCGGTCATCCAGCATACCGGGATGCGAATCACCAAATCGGGCTTATGGCCGAGTGAGAGAAAGGAAtcgagaaggagagagagaaaatgcaaAAGGGATAGATGAAGTGCCACCCCCCTTCATGTCTTCCATCGAAGCGTCACAGGTTACATCATCGCAACAGCTGCTCCcaaccacagagagagagagtgagggattACAGTGTGAGGGACAGAGAAAATGGGAGGGAGAGAATAAGCAGCAAAGGCAGAAAGAGCAAGCGCTTCACCCAGAGAACATTCGCTCTCGGCATGGCCTGATCGCTAAAGGGGTCCGCTTGCTGAGGAACATGGGTAACCAGGAAGCCAAGCAAAGGAAGGCAGGTACATCCAGGGCAGAGTGCCTCACAGATAGGCATGGATTAGATTACAAAGATGCAAAGGACTCCAGAAAGACTTTGTCTCAGGACAAAGTCAGGAAATCATCTGCTGAATTGGCTGAGAAGTCCAAGATCAAGAGCTCCAAGAGTTCTGTCTTTTCCAACATCCAGATCTGGAAGGGATTGTCCCAGAAGGCAGAATCCAGAAACAATGTGGGGATTATAGGAAATAATTGTggaagtggtggtggtgatgggaCCATTTCAGAGGAGGATCTGGAAGGCCTTACACCAGACAGTGATCTAGAAAAGAGTAGGCAGATTCCAGGAAGTAGACAGTCATCTGTGGATATGGGTGTGGAAGACGGGATGAGGAAGAGCAGCAGGTCTGACTCTGACACTGATTTCTGCAGCTTCCATTCAGCCTCTGAGGATCAAGATATGTTGGCAGATATCCAGAGGACCATAAGACTGAAGCAGTGGGACAATGATGTAGGGGGAGAAAGATGGACAGAAGAAGGGAAACCAGAGAGCATCCAAGACCTGGATATTACAGTGAAGTGTAAAGATGAACCTCAGGAAGACAAGACTGCTGGAGTATCTTTGTCTTTAGCTGAAGAAGCGGATGTACTACATATGGTTCCTTCTTCCTTTGCTAATTTTGGTGATGGAAAAACTGAAACTATGACCTCATGCTCTGAAAATAGACCAAGAAGCCTAAGTGTTCAGAGCCCAGGTGGCGCAAAGATATTGCATAACcctacagtggcacctgtcacaGGAAGTAGCTTCCACATTCAGAATACTACGATGACTATTACAAGAACAGAAAGCAGCCAAAGCATTCAGGGAAATTTAAGCAAAGGAACCAGTAGCTTGAGCATCCAGGACACCTCAACGACCAGCATGTCCTACGAGAGTGCAGAGGAGCATCTGGAAGAAAGTTCATCTCTCTCATCCCCAATTGAGGAGGATCCCCAGGCAAATTGGAGCTTGACTCAGAGTTTGAATATCAGCCCTGACTCTATCGAGCAGCTTACTGACCTCAGAATTGACTCAGAAACAATGGTCAGGCAGGTAACTTTCATGCCACAGAAGAGTGTCAGCACTGTGGATTTCATTATGGCACCTGGTGAGGAACATGATGTCTTCATGGAGGATACAAGGCCAAGCAGTCCTTCTCAGAAAAGGAGGAAAAGTACTGGCACTTCACTTACCTCGTGGTTGTCCGAGAGCATTGTGGATCCAGGCTCACAACCTTGCAGATCCTTGAGTCCTGGGGTCAAACCGTACCCTACCATCCAGCCATCATATGTGAAGACCACTACGAGGCAGTTGTCTTCTCCTCCACACTCACCACATGCTACTCCTGCCCTAAGCCCCATAGGTCCACGCAAACTTAGCCAAGACCTTAGCTTGAGTCAGGGGTCTCTCAGAGCTGAGTGGTGGAGGACATGCAGACAGCGCTCCTGTAGCATTGCCAGCCCAGCAGGTTTTGATGGTAGCTGGTATCAGGCCTTAAACAGGCGTCCTGAGCTTTTACAAACAGAGTTCCACACTTTCAGAAATCAGCAATCATCTTCCAGTTTTCATGCAACTGCCAGAACCACATTTCAAGATGTATTCTTAG gtcgTTCTCTGTTTGAAAGGTGCTCTACTACTGATACTGATTGTGAAGAAGCTGAGAAGGTATGTTCACGGTTTCTGGCTTTGGGAATTCTTCAGCCCATCAATGACTGCCTCAGAAAGCCAATCACGGGAAGTGATGCAATCGACAAGCCCGGTTTTAAT aaGGAGCAGTTGTACACATGGGCTCCGCTCGGTCAGCCTGAAGCACGGGCACCAGGACGATTACAAATCTTCTGGCCTTCAGCCTGTACTACagcccag AACAAGTCCACCGttccaggtcagaattctgtaTCAGTCGATGAGCTGGAGAAAACGATCAAGGGGTTAAGAGAGAGGATACGAGATCTGGAGCAAGACCGCAGACCTCTGAACGACTCTGAGGAGATATTGACAGGAACGGTGTCAGATGGTGTTGGTCACGTGTTTACAAAAAACAATGAAGGGATGTCTTCTCACGAGACGAGGTCGGTCCAGACCTCTCCCGTCGAGGAGGACTTCAAGTTTACAGTGCCTTTATCTGGAGCTTGTGATTTAACTGACGGCACCACCTCATTAGTACAGCTACATAATTGTCAAAGACTACAAAAGAAGGGTACGACACAAACCCTTCCACCTCCTCCATCTCCTGTTCTGACTAGTTCAGCTGTATCCTCAGCTTCTCCTCTGCTAACCCCAACATTGGGATCAATTGAGTCAGTAGTACAACCTCCTCTACCACCTCGTTGCCCCCTGCCAACATCTGTACAACCTCTggcaaaggccacacctcctccccCACTACCGCCACCACCTTCTTCAATCGTTGgacctccaccaccacctcctcttCCAGGTTTTGGACTTCCACCATCTCCTTGTCTTCCAGGCTTTGgacctccacctcctccacctcttccaGGCTTtgcacctccacctcctccaccccTTCCAGGCTTtgcacctccacctcctccacctcttccaGGCTTtgcacctccacctcctccaccccTTCCAGGCTTtgcacctccacctcctccacctcttccaGGCTTtgcacctccacctcctccaccccTTCCAGGCTTtgcaccaccacctcctccacccCTTCCAGGCTTtgcaccaccacctcctccacctctaccaggttttggacctcaacctccaccacctccaccacctcctcctggGTGTGGACCTGTTCCTCCACCCTCTCTAAGGTTGATGTCAATGGGTTCCTCTCAGGACTCTGTCCCCTTGAAGGCAGTCATAGAGCCTCCACGACCCATGAAGCCTTTATACTGGACCAGAATACAACTGCATGCCAAAAA AGAGCCAAACACACACCTGGTATgggagaaggtggaggagctaCATGTTGACTTTGAAGAGTTCGTTGATCTTTTTGCCAAAAGTGCagcaaaaaagaagaagaaaccgaTCGCTGATACCATCTCCAAATCCAAGACTAAAcag gtgatGAAGGTTTTGAGTAATAAGCGTTCCCAGGCTGTAGGAATCCTGATGTCCAGTCTGCATTTGGACATGAAGGACGTTCAGCATG CCATCTTGAACATGGACAACGGcgtggtggatctggagacCCTTCAGGCGCTGTATGAAAAC CGAGCGCAGAGCGAGGAACTGGATCAGATCGAGAGACACATCAAGTCCAGCACGGAGAAGGAGAACGCCAAACCGTTAGACAAGCCTGAACA gTTCCTGCTGCAGCTATCAGAGATTCCTCAGTTCTCAGAGCGAGTTTTCTGCATCCTGGTTCAGTCCACGTTCACCGAGAGCATCAGCTCTGTACAGCGGAAGATCAGCCTGCTGCAGAGTGTGTgcacg GCTCTGAGGTGGAGTAAAAGTGTGCTGAATGTTCTCGGTCTGGTTCTCGCGTTCGGGAACTTCATGAACGGAGGGAACAGGAGTCGGGGACAAGCAGACGGCTTCACCCTCGACGTCCTGCCCAAGCTCAAAGACGTTAAGAGCAGT GATAACTCCCGGAGTCTCCTCTCCTTCATCGTTGCTTACTATCTGCGACACTTTGACGAG gatgCAGGCCaagatttgtgtgtgtaccCTTTGCCGGAGCCACAGGACCTGTTCCAGGTGTCGCAGATGAAGTTTGATGACTTCCGGCGCGACCTGTGCAAACTACGCAAAGATCTAAATG CTTGTACCACCGAgacagagaaagtgtgtgttacGTCTTCAGATGAACATCTACAGCCCTTTAAAGACAAAATGGAGGAGTTCCTTTCTCACG